One region of Diabrotica undecimpunctata isolate CICGRU chromosome 6, icDiaUnde3, whole genome shotgun sequence genomic DNA includes:
- the peb gene encoding uncharacterized protein peb isoform X1 yields MQGTALMPHNPQQGFPPPPGTIVSDMETPASPNDITKEAANKSDSGIFSSTTNTTIEPTDNSKAFDSGDNRSDCSSPERKYFCPICEKMLTSQHQFTLHIRSHNNENEVQDIEKGYTCRICSKVLSSNSSLDRHVLVHSGERPFHCKYCGDTFTTNGNMHRHMRTHSQRNESSYESDGSVDSGSSKSTEFNNNKVEKNKRKNESIDTCDKKPKLQLDIDTFQCPVCERSDFNSPINLEAHLEDNHPDYPTKCHICEEPFPNSKLLNAHKEAVHENATTKQPVIGFKDLTFVDFSSNKFPDIARRECEMNLHKPSSGLKFQCKHCNRAFPCSNSLNIHESSCNSPVSLQTPNINVSQPDIRRMEFFNRLNLVDNSPEKPSVTALAFNKLKEHLDRGVDNTKDLADIQSILSNINLKKLQTSQADLHPQTPKDILENSNDYQKNEEEESQDLFAVEFRKMKLRGEFPCRLCPEVFPNLRALKGHNRKHLVGSSNGTYYCNMCPYSSIDKNALTRHMRTHNGDRPYECSICNYAFTTKANCERHLRNRHLKSTREEVKKSIIYHPSEDPTNDELNKLISKDDKKLNTPTEEKMSYSMKFSDVLNHSPKLKPEIPPMFPDLQALKPSKPFQSLNDINIMRPDIPRPLKVPNDVPFMPPYTPTFQNKIQVKDISALKINSYDNESDDDYIEEEEEEEQPLDLVLDLSKKKSPEVTPKNDDDEPQDLTKKATPPIQQQLPLNMNQIFAQQLLKSPPKIDPAALYASQLAQLYGRNFSLPSWPGLPINPLFFSAVHPTLSQNTQEFKERMQRFQLCGGSMISEEMKNLPLQRPFHPSPPYPNGFRMDSKPEVALENNYSTPKKPEEPLSLNIDPNFHDNLTKLQSPIPSNKPDLMHSPNAVKMVIKNGVLMPKQKQRRYRTERPFTCEHCSARFTLRSNMERHIKQQHPQYWSQRQRNAVGNPGKKPHMGIKPNYCDITIPNYDFNKYQKYEDTKELISDKLKFSLLSQQLNRTEYKKEEDEDCALIIDENDEKPDPKIEENGHGDDESLLKPIKVEESPDLVPVSRLLDNASQQQFKEFFKRDGDEQEVGLASEEDEEGLVASGSTSEGNISGTDENKSESEVVQPVKKKSAYSLAPNRVSCPYCSRKFPWSSSLRRHILTHTGQKPFKCSHCPLLFTTKSNCDRHLLRKHGNAATTIPNDTSNNTNYLMRNVPERPFKCSNCPSSTFSTYSNLKKHISCKHSTNAQGDDIKAQGYEAGSSEDEKLPKGDWDKPPVYKLPDSMVQNSDLPYKCHLCEGSFAERQDALDHIRDKHISEYALLMSKNALESGNPPQEEQTTNDDDDVEIRGKFPDYSNRKVICAFCMRRFWSAEDLRRHMRTHTGERPFSCDICKRRFTLKHSMLRHRKKHNVNFEHDATVSDEEGNNGSSPSYTKSEANFTQKTDESDGAEGADLISNLLGLRGSIIDKVLAASADDAAKLLGVKNGAKE; encoded by the exons tttcagATATGGAAACACCTGCGTCACCAAATGATATAACCAAAGAAGCAGCCAACAAAAGCGATTCCGGAATCTTCTCGTCCACAACGAACACCACCATCGAACCCACGGACAACTCGAAAGCCTTCGACAGCGGCGACAACCGAAGCGACTGCTCATCGCCCGAACGCAAGTATTTTTGCCCCATCTGCGAAAAGATGCTGACGTCGCAACACCAATTTACGCTCCACATTAGATCTCACAACAACGAAAACGAAGTACAGGATATAGAGAAGGGATATACTTGCAGAATCTGTTCCAAAGTACTCAGTTCCAACAGCAGTCTCGACAGACACGTACTAGTTCATAGCGGAGAACGGCCGTTCCATTGCAAATACTGCGGAGATACTTTCACAACTAATGGCAACATGCACAGGCACATGAGGACTCACTCGCAACGAAATGAGAGCAGCTACGAGTCCGACGGTAGCGTTGACAGTGGCAGTTCCAAAAGTACCGAGTTTAACAACAACAAAGTTGAGAAAAACAAACGGAAGAACGAGAGCATTGATACGTGTGACAAAAAACCAAAGCTACAATTAGATATAGATACATTCCAGTGTCCAGTATGTGAGAGAAGCGATTTTAACTCACCCATCAATCTCGAAGCGCATTTGGAAGATAATCATCCTGATTATCCTACTAAATGTCATATTTGTGAAGAACCTTTCCCTAACAGCAAACTTTTGAATGCACATAAAGAAGCAGTTCACGAAAATGCTACAACCAAACAACCGGTTATTGGTTTCAAAGATCTTACATTCGTAGACTTTTCGAGCAATAAATTTCCAGATATTGCCCGAAGAGAATGCGAAATGAACTTACACAAACCTTCCAGTGGCTTAAAATTCCAATGCAAACACTGCAACAGAGCTTTTCCGTGTTCAAATTCACTTAACATCCACGAATCCAGCTGCAACTCTCCAGTATCTCTCCAAACTCCAAACATAAACGTTTCTCAACCAGATATAAGAAGAATGGAGTTCTTCAATAGACTGAACCTCGTTGATAATTCTCCGGAAAAACCAAGCGTGACAGCTTTAGCTTTTAACAAACTGAAAGAGCATTTAGACAGAGGAGTTGATAACACCAAAGATCTGGCTGATATTCAGTCTATATTATctaatattaacttaaaaaagCTACAGACCAGTCAGGCGGACTTGCATCCACAAACTCCTAAAGATATTCTAGAAAACTCGAACGATTACCAgaaaaacgaagaagaagaatctcaagACCTATTTGCCGTAGAGTTCAGAAAGATGAAATTAAGGGGAGAGTTTCCTTGTAGGTTGTGTCCGGAGGTTTTCCCGAATCTAAGAGCTCTGAAAGGTCACAATCGAAAGCATTTAGTAGGAAGTTCCAACGGAACTTACTACTGCAACATGTGTCCATACTCTTCCATTGATAAGAATGCTCTCACTAGGCATATGCGTACGCACAACGGAGACAGACCATACGAGTGTTCTATTTGCAACTATGCGTTCACCACTAAGGCCAACTGTGAACGGCATTTACGCAACAGACATCTGAAATCAACCAGAGAAGAAGTAAAGAAATCTATAATTTATCATCCTTCTGAGGATCCAACAAATGACGAATTGAATAAACTGATTTCAAAAGATGATAAGAAACTGAACACTCCTACCGAAGAGAAGATGTCATATTCGATGAAATTTTCAGACGTACTAAATCACAGTCCTAAGTTAAAACCTGAAATTCCTCCCATGTTTCCAGATCTACAAGCGCTAAAACCTTCAAAACCATTCCAAAGTCTTAACGACATCAATATTATGCGACCTGACATTCCTAGACCTCTTAAAGTTCCAAATGATGTTCCTTTCATGCCACCGTACACACCCACCTTCCAAAATAAAATCCAAGTTAAAGATATTAGTGCTTTGAAAATCAATAGCTACGACAACGAATCTGATGATGACTACatcgaagaagaggaagaagaggaACAACCATTAGATCTGGTCTTAGATTTAAGTAAGAAAAAATCTCCAGAAGTCACGCCAAAGAACGACGATGACGAGCCACAAGATCTAACCAAAAAAGCGACTCCCCCAATACAACAACAGTTACCTTTGAATATGAACCAAATCTTTGCCCAACAACTACTAAAATCTCCTCCAAAAATCGATCCAGCTGCTTTATATGCATCACAACTGGCACAACTTTATGGCAGAAACTTCTCTCTGCCAAGTTGGCCAGGGCTTCCAATAAACCCTCTGTTTTTCTCAGCAGTCCATCCAACTCTTTCCCAAAATACTCAAGAGTTTAAAGAAAGAATGCAAAGATTTCAGCTTTGTGGAGGTTCCATGATATCCgaagaaatgaaaaatttacCTTTACAAAGACCTTTTCATCCCTCTCCACCATATCCTAATGGCTTTAGAATGGATTCCAAGCCAGAAGTAGCTCTGGAAAACAATTACTCTACTCCAAAAAAGCCAGAAGAACCGTTAAGTCTTAATATCGATCCAAACTTTCACGATAATTTAACCAAACTACAAAGTCCTATTCCCTCGAATAAACCAGACCTAATGCACTCTCCGAATGCCGTTAAAATGGTTATCAAAAACGGAGTCTTAATGCCAAAGCAAAAGCAAAGAAGGTACAGAACTGAGAGACCGTTTACTTGTGAACACTGCTCAGCTAGATTCACGTTAAGATCAAATATGGAGAGGCACATCAAGCAGCAACACCCACAGTACTGGTCCCAACGCCAAAGAAACGCAGTGGGCAATCCTGGTAAAAAGCCACATATGGGCATTAAGCCTAACTACTGCGACATAACCATACCGAACTACGACTTCAACAAATACCAAAAATACGAAGATACCAAAGAATTGATTAGCGATAAGCTCAAATTCTCCCTTTTGTCTCAACAACTAAACAGAACTGagtataaaaaagaagaagacgaagattgTGCTCTCATTATTGACGAAAACGACGAAAAACCAGATCCGAAGATAGAAGAGAACGGACATGGAGACGACGAAAGCCTCCTTAAGCCTATCAAAGTTGAAGAGAGTCCAGATCTTGTACCTGTGTCCCGACTTCTCGATAATGCTTCTCAGCAGCAGTTCAAGGAATTTTTTAAGAGAGACGGAGATGAACAAGAGGTTGGATTAGCTAGCGAAGAAGACGAAGAAGGGCTTGTTGCCAGCGGTAGCACCAGCGAAGGAAACATCTCAGGAACAGATGAAAACAA ATCTGAATCTGAAGTGGTCCAGCCAGTCAAGAAGAAATCAGCCTATTCACTGGCACCGAATCGTGTGAGCTGTCCGTACTGTAGTCGAAAGTTCCCCTGGAGTTCCTCTCTCCGTCGTCACATTCTTACCCACACCGGTCAAAAACCATTTAAGTGCAGCCATTGCCCTTTACTATTTACCACCAAATCGAATTGTGATCGTCACTTGTTAAGAAAGCACGGCAACGCTGCTACAACTATCCCAAATGATACATCGAACAATACCAATTACTTAATGAGAAATGTTCCTGAGCGACCGTTTAAATGTTCGAACTGTCCCAGCAGTACGTTCTCTACTTACTCCAATCTAAAGAAGCATATCAGTTGTAAGCATTCCACTAACGCTCAGGGAGACGATATTAAAGCTCAAGGGTACGAAGCGGGAAGTTCAGAAGATGAAAAATTGCCTAAGGGTGATTGGGATAAACCACCAGTGTACAAACTTCCCGATTCTATGGTTCAAAATTCTGATCTCCCCTACAAATGTCATCTGTGTGAAGGTTCCTTCGCTGAGCGCCAAGATGCTCTTGATCATATCCGAGATAAACACATATCAGAGTACGCTCTACTCATGTCCAAAAATGCTCTCGAATCTGGCAATCCTCCCCAGGAGGAGCAAACTACTAATGACGATGACGACGTAGAAATTCGTGGAAAATTTCCAGACTACTCCAACCGAAAAGTGATCTGCGCGTTCTGCATGCGACGGTTTTGGTCCGCTGAGGACTTAAGGCGACATATGCGCACTCACACCGGTGAAAGACCCTTCAGCTGTGACATCTGCAAGCGCAGGTTCACACTAAAGCACAGCATGCTGCGACACAGAAAAAAGCACAACGTCAACTTCGAGCACGACGCTACAGTGAGCGACGAAGAAGGCAACAACGGTTCTTCTCCGTCTTATACCAAGAGCGAAGCCAATTTCACGCAGAAAACAGACGAATCGGACGGAGCCGAAGGTGCAGATCTGATCAGTAACCTACTCGGTTTAAGGGGCTCGATCATCGACAAGGTTTTGGCCGCTTCAGCGGACGATGCAGCCAAGCTACTAGGAGTCAAGAATGGCGCTAAAGAATAA
- the peb gene encoding uncharacterized protein peb isoform X2: MLLVSDMETPASPNDITKEAANKSDSGIFSSTTNTTIEPTDNSKAFDSGDNRSDCSSPERKYFCPICEKMLTSQHQFTLHIRSHNNENEVQDIEKGYTCRICSKVLSSNSSLDRHVLVHSGERPFHCKYCGDTFTTNGNMHRHMRTHSQRNESSYESDGSVDSGSSKSTEFNNNKVEKNKRKNESIDTCDKKPKLQLDIDTFQCPVCERSDFNSPINLEAHLEDNHPDYPTKCHICEEPFPNSKLLNAHKEAVHENATTKQPVIGFKDLTFVDFSSNKFPDIARRECEMNLHKPSSGLKFQCKHCNRAFPCSNSLNIHESSCNSPVSLQTPNINVSQPDIRRMEFFNRLNLVDNSPEKPSVTALAFNKLKEHLDRGVDNTKDLADIQSILSNINLKKLQTSQADLHPQTPKDILENSNDYQKNEEEESQDLFAVEFRKMKLRGEFPCRLCPEVFPNLRALKGHNRKHLVGSSNGTYYCNMCPYSSIDKNALTRHMRTHNGDRPYECSICNYAFTTKANCERHLRNRHLKSTREEVKKSIIYHPSEDPTNDELNKLISKDDKKLNTPTEEKMSYSMKFSDVLNHSPKLKPEIPPMFPDLQALKPSKPFQSLNDINIMRPDIPRPLKVPNDVPFMPPYTPTFQNKIQVKDISALKINSYDNESDDDYIEEEEEEEQPLDLVLDLSKKKSPEVTPKNDDDEPQDLTKKATPPIQQQLPLNMNQIFAQQLLKSPPKIDPAALYASQLAQLYGRNFSLPSWPGLPINPLFFSAVHPTLSQNTQEFKERMQRFQLCGGSMISEEMKNLPLQRPFHPSPPYPNGFRMDSKPEVALENNYSTPKKPEEPLSLNIDPNFHDNLTKLQSPIPSNKPDLMHSPNAVKMVIKNGVLMPKQKQRRYRTERPFTCEHCSARFTLRSNMERHIKQQHPQYWSQRQRNAVGNPGKKPHMGIKPNYCDITIPNYDFNKYQKYEDTKELISDKLKFSLLSQQLNRTEYKKEEDEDCALIIDENDEKPDPKIEENGHGDDESLLKPIKVEESPDLVPVSRLLDNASQQQFKEFFKRDGDEQEVGLASEEDEEGLVASGSTSEGNISGTDENKSESEVVQPVKKKSAYSLAPNRVSCPYCSRKFPWSSSLRRHILTHTGQKPFKCSHCPLLFTTKSNCDRHLLRKHGNAATTIPNDTSNNTNYLMRNVPERPFKCSNCPSSTFSTYSNLKKHISCKHSTNAQGDDIKAQGYEAGSSEDEKLPKGDWDKPPVYKLPDSMVQNSDLPYKCHLCEGSFAERQDALDHIRDKHISEYALLMSKNALESGNPPQEEQTTNDDDDVEIRGKFPDYSNRKVICAFCMRRFWSAEDLRRHMRTHTGERPFSCDICKRRFTLKHSMLRHRKKHNVNFEHDATVSDEEGNNGSSPSYTKSEANFTQKTDESDGAEGADLISNLLGLRGSIIDKVLAASADDAAKLLGVKNGAKE; the protein is encoded by the exons tttcagATATGGAAACACCTGCGTCACCAAATGATATAACCAAAGAAGCAGCCAACAAAAGCGATTCCGGAATCTTCTCGTCCACAACGAACACCACCATCGAACCCACGGACAACTCGAAAGCCTTCGACAGCGGCGACAACCGAAGCGACTGCTCATCGCCCGAACGCAAGTATTTTTGCCCCATCTGCGAAAAGATGCTGACGTCGCAACACCAATTTACGCTCCACATTAGATCTCACAACAACGAAAACGAAGTACAGGATATAGAGAAGGGATATACTTGCAGAATCTGTTCCAAAGTACTCAGTTCCAACAGCAGTCTCGACAGACACGTACTAGTTCATAGCGGAGAACGGCCGTTCCATTGCAAATACTGCGGAGATACTTTCACAACTAATGGCAACATGCACAGGCACATGAGGACTCACTCGCAACGAAATGAGAGCAGCTACGAGTCCGACGGTAGCGTTGACAGTGGCAGTTCCAAAAGTACCGAGTTTAACAACAACAAAGTTGAGAAAAACAAACGGAAGAACGAGAGCATTGATACGTGTGACAAAAAACCAAAGCTACAATTAGATATAGATACATTCCAGTGTCCAGTATGTGAGAGAAGCGATTTTAACTCACCCATCAATCTCGAAGCGCATTTGGAAGATAATCATCCTGATTATCCTACTAAATGTCATATTTGTGAAGAACCTTTCCCTAACAGCAAACTTTTGAATGCACATAAAGAAGCAGTTCACGAAAATGCTACAACCAAACAACCGGTTATTGGTTTCAAAGATCTTACATTCGTAGACTTTTCGAGCAATAAATTTCCAGATATTGCCCGAAGAGAATGCGAAATGAACTTACACAAACCTTCCAGTGGCTTAAAATTCCAATGCAAACACTGCAACAGAGCTTTTCCGTGTTCAAATTCACTTAACATCCACGAATCCAGCTGCAACTCTCCAGTATCTCTCCAAACTCCAAACATAAACGTTTCTCAACCAGATATAAGAAGAATGGAGTTCTTCAATAGACTGAACCTCGTTGATAATTCTCCGGAAAAACCAAGCGTGACAGCTTTAGCTTTTAACAAACTGAAAGAGCATTTAGACAGAGGAGTTGATAACACCAAAGATCTGGCTGATATTCAGTCTATATTATctaatattaacttaaaaaagCTACAGACCAGTCAGGCGGACTTGCATCCACAAACTCCTAAAGATATTCTAGAAAACTCGAACGATTACCAgaaaaacgaagaagaagaatctcaagACCTATTTGCCGTAGAGTTCAGAAAGATGAAATTAAGGGGAGAGTTTCCTTGTAGGTTGTGTCCGGAGGTTTTCCCGAATCTAAGAGCTCTGAAAGGTCACAATCGAAAGCATTTAGTAGGAAGTTCCAACGGAACTTACTACTGCAACATGTGTCCATACTCTTCCATTGATAAGAATGCTCTCACTAGGCATATGCGTACGCACAACGGAGACAGACCATACGAGTGTTCTATTTGCAACTATGCGTTCACCACTAAGGCCAACTGTGAACGGCATTTACGCAACAGACATCTGAAATCAACCAGAGAAGAAGTAAAGAAATCTATAATTTATCATCCTTCTGAGGATCCAACAAATGACGAATTGAATAAACTGATTTCAAAAGATGATAAGAAACTGAACACTCCTACCGAAGAGAAGATGTCATATTCGATGAAATTTTCAGACGTACTAAATCACAGTCCTAAGTTAAAACCTGAAATTCCTCCCATGTTTCCAGATCTACAAGCGCTAAAACCTTCAAAACCATTCCAAAGTCTTAACGACATCAATATTATGCGACCTGACATTCCTAGACCTCTTAAAGTTCCAAATGATGTTCCTTTCATGCCACCGTACACACCCACCTTCCAAAATAAAATCCAAGTTAAAGATATTAGTGCTTTGAAAATCAATAGCTACGACAACGAATCTGATGATGACTACatcgaagaagaggaagaagaggaACAACCATTAGATCTGGTCTTAGATTTAAGTAAGAAAAAATCTCCAGAAGTCACGCCAAAGAACGACGATGACGAGCCACAAGATCTAACCAAAAAAGCGACTCCCCCAATACAACAACAGTTACCTTTGAATATGAACCAAATCTTTGCCCAACAACTACTAAAATCTCCTCCAAAAATCGATCCAGCTGCTTTATATGCATCACAACTGGCACAACTTTATGGCAGAAACTTCTCTCTGCCAAGTTGGCCAGGGCTTCCAATAAACCCTCTGTTTTTCTCAGCAGTCCATCCAACTCTTTCCCAAAATACTCAAGAGTTTAAAGAAAGAATGCAAAGATTTCAGCTTTGTGGAGGTTCCATGATATCCgaagaaatgaaaaatttacCTTTACAAAGACCTTTTCATCCCTCTCCACCATATCCTAATGGCTTTAGAATGGATTCCAAGCCAGAAGTAGCTCTGGAAAACAATTACTCTACTCCAAAAAAGCCAGAAGAACCGTTAAGTCTTAATATCGATCCAAACTTTCACGATAATTTAACCAAACTACAAAGTCCTATTCCCTCGAATAAACCAGACCTAATGCACTCTCCGAATGCCGTTAAAATGGTTATCAAAAACGGAGTCTTAATGCCAAAGCAAAAGCAAAGAAGGTACAGAACTGAGAGACCGTTTACTTGTGAACACTGCTCAGCTAGATTCACGTTAAGATCAAATATGGAGAGGCACATCAAGCAGCAACACCCACAGTACTGGTCCCAACGCCAAAGAAACGCAGTGGGCAATCCTGGTAAAAAGCCACATATGGGCATTAAGCCTAACTACTGCGACATAACCATACCGAACTACGACTTCAACAAATACCAAAAATACGAAGATACCAAAGAATTGATTAGCGATAAGCTCAAATTCTCCCTTTTGTCTCAACAACTAAACAGAACTGagtataaaaaagaagaagacgaagattgTGCTCTCATTATTGACGAAAACGACGAAAAACCAGATCCGAAGATAGAAGAGAACGGACATGGAGACGACGAAAGCCTCCTTAAGCCTATCAAAGTTGAAGAGAGTCCAGATCTTGTACCTGTGTCCCGACTTCTCGATAATGCTTCTCAGCAGCAGTTCAAGGAATTTTTTAAGAGAGACGGAGATGAACAAGAGGTTGGATTAGCTAGCGAAGAAGACGAAGAAGGGCTTGTTGCCAGCGGTAGCACCAGCGAAGGAAACATCTCAGGAACAGATGAAAACAA ATCTGAATCTGAAGTGGTCCAGCCAGTCAAGAAGAAATCAGCCTATTCACTGGCACCGAATCGTGTGAGCTGTCCGTACTGTAGTCGAAAGTTCCCCTGGAGTTCCTCTCTCCGTCGTCACATTCTTACCCACACCGGTCAAAAACCATTTAAGTGCAGCCATTGCCCTTTACTATTTACCACCAAATCGAATTGTGATCGTCACTTGTTAAGAAAGCACGGCAACGCTGCTACAACTATCCCAAATGATACATCGAACAATACCAATTACTTAATGAGAAATGTTCCTGAGCGACCGTTTAAATGTTCGAACTGTCCCAGCAGTACGTTCTCTACTTACTCCAATCTAAAGAAGCATATCAGTTGTAAGCATTCCACTAACGCTCAGGGAGACGATATTAAAGCTCAAGGGTACGAAGCGGGAAGTTCAGAAGATGAAAAATTGCCTAAGGGTGATTGGGATAAACCACCAGTGTACAAACTTCCCGATTCTATGGTTCAAAATTCTGATCTCCCCTACAAATGTCATCTGTGTGAAGGTTCCTTCGCTGAGCGCCAAGATGCTCTTGATCATATCCGAGATAAACACATATCAGAGTACGCTCTACTCATGTCCAAAAATGCTCTCGAATCTGGCAATCCTCCCCAGGAGGAGCAAACTACTAATGACGATGACGACGTAGAAATTCGTGGAAAATTTCCAGACTACTCCAACCGAAAAGTGATCTGCGCGTTCTGCATGCGACGGTTTTGGTCCGCTGAGGACTTAAGGCGACATATGCGCACTCACACCGGTGAAAGACCCTTCAGCTGTGACATCTGCAAGCGCAGGTTCACACTAAAGCACAGCATGCTGCGACACAGAAAAAAGCACAACGTCAACTTCGAGCACGACGCTACAGTGAGCGACGAAGAAGGCAACAACGGTTCTTCTCCGTCTTATACCAAGAGCGAAGCCAATTTCACGCAGAAAACAGACGAATCGGACGGAGCCGAAGGTGCAGATCTGATCAGTAACCTACTCGGTTTAAGGGGCTCGATCATCGACAAGGTTTTGGCCGCTTCAGCGGACGATGCAGCCAAGCTACTAGGAGTCAAGAATGGCGCTAAAGAATAA